The Gammaproteobacteria bacterium genome contains a region encoding:
- the rnr gene encoding ribonuclease R, whose translation MSKKHSKPARDPHAEREARKYDKPIASRELILETLAEAGEPMTWQQLAEVLGLHEADETEALSRRLRAMERDGQVVRNRRDGYGPLEKMDLVRGRIQAHPDGFGFLIPDDGSDDLFMSAREMRALMHGDRVVASVSGIDRRGRREGVVVEVLERNTHQVVGRFQLEGGMAFVIPDNKRVVHDIAVLPENAGDARHGQIVLVELVQQPTRRRQPMGRVIEIVGDHMAPGMEIDIAVRSHELPHAWPDAVDDEVGGLRAEVPDSAVADREDIRALPLVTIDGEDARDFDDAVYCEPHGKDGKEWRLLVAIADVSHYVAVNSALDKEAVERGNSVYFPGRVIPMLPEVLSNGLCSINPKVNRLCMVCEMIVGSNGKVKSHRFFEGLMRSHARLTYNQVAAMLEGDKALCAEYADQLPHLQNLHKLYCIFDRCRKRRGAIEFETTETTIVFGEGKKIDRIVPLVRNDAHKMIEECMISANVEAAKFLAANEMPTLYRVHETPKAEKLTALREFLSELGLDLPGGDKPQANHYATLLASVRERPDAHLIQTVMLRSLNQAVYSPDNKGHFGLALEEYAHFTSPIRRYPDLLVHRAIRHVLRSGNQIKKGGMQRVKRALNKLVGGGAGAAKTFHYTHVEMQQLGERCSLTERRADEATRDVTDWLKCEYMMDKVGESFDGIVTSVLGFGLFVELADIYVEGLVHITSLSNDYYHFDAAKHTLTGEHSRTSYCLGDSVRVRVARVDLDDKKIDFEMLSKEGAALSTSRPAKKSAKKSARWGGKKSAATTVSADSAAADAPPRKRTAKKKASRTKAPAQPEAAVQDTPSSEEGKPAGVKKKRRRRRKPKPKTEV comes from the coding sequence ATGTCCAAAAAACACTCCAAACCAGCCCGCGATCCCCATGCCGAGCGCGAGGCGCGTAAATACGATAAGCCGATCGCCAGCCGGGAACTCATTCTTGAGACGCTAGCCGAGGCGGGCGAGCCGATGACCTGGCAGCAGTTGGCCGAGGTGCTCGGCCTGCATGAGGCGGATGAGACCGAGGCCCTGTCCCGACGTCTGCGCGCCATGGAGCGCGATGGCCAGGTGGTGCGTAACCGGCGTGACGGCTACGGCCCACTGGAGAAGATGGACCTGGTGCGCGGTCGCATCCAGGCCCATCCCGATGGCTTCGGGTTTCTGATCCCCGATGACGGCAGTGATGACCTGTTCATGTCCGCCCGCGAGATGCGCGCCCTGATGCACGGTGATCGCGTGGTGGCCAGCGTGTCGGGTATCGATCGTCGCGGTCGCCGCGAAGGTGTGGTGGTAGAGGTGCTGGAACGCAACACCCATCAGGTGGTGGGGCGCTTCCAGCTCGAAGGCGGCATGGCCTTCGTGATCCCCGATAACAAGCGCGTGGTGCATGACATCGCGGTGCTGCCGGAAAATGCCGGTGACGCCAGGCACGGACAGATTGTATTGGTCGAGCTGGTGCAGCAGCCGACGCGCCGCCGTCAGCCCATGGGGCGGGTGATCGAGATTGTCGGCGACCACATGGCGCCGGGCATGGAGATCGATATTGCGGTGCGTTCCCATGAGTTGCCGCATGCATGGCCGGATGCCGTGGACGACGAGGTCGGCGGCCTCAGGGCCGAGGTGCCGGACTCCGCAGTGGCTGATCGTGAAGATATCCGCGCGCTGCCGCTGGTCACCATCGACGGTGAGGACGCGCGCGACTTTGATGATGCGGTGTATTGCGAGCCCCATGGCAAGGACGGCAAGGAATGGCGCCTGCTGGTGGCCATTGCCGACGTGTCGCACTACGTGGCGGTGAACTCGGCGCTCGACAAAGAGGCCGTTGAGCGCGGCAATTCCGTCTATTTCCCGGGCCGGGTGATCCCCATGCTGCCGGAGGTGTTGTCCAACGGCCTGTGCTCCATCAACCCCAAGGTCAATCGCCTGTGCATGGTCTGCGAGATGATCGTCGGCAGCAATGGCAAGGTCAAAAGCCATCGCTTCTTCGAGGGTCTGATGCGCTCTCATGCGCGACTCACCTACAACCAGGTCGCGGCGATGCTGGAGGGCGACAAGGCCCTGTGCGCAGAATATGCCGATCAGTTGCCGCATCTGCAAAACCTGCACAAGCTGTATTGCATCTTTGACCGTTGCCGCAAACGTCGGGGCGCGATTGAGTTCGAGACCACCGAGACCACCATCGTGTTCGGTGAGGGTAAAAAGATCGATCGCATCGTGCCGCTGGTGCGTAACGATGCCCACAAGATGATCGAGGAGTGCATGATCTCGGCCAATGTGGAGGCGGCCAAGTTCCTGGCGGCCAATGAAATGCCCACCCTGTATCGCGTCCACGAGACCCCCAAGGCCGAAAAACTCACCGCGCTGCGTGAGTTCCTGTCCGAGCTGGGCCTGGACCTGCCCGGTGGTGACAAGCCCCAGGCCAACCATTATGCGACCCTGCTGGCGTCGGTGCGGGAACGCCCCGATGCCCATCTGATCCAGACCGTGATGCTGCGCAGTCTCAATCAGGCCGTGTACAGCCCCGATAACAAGGGCCATTTCGGCCTGGCCCTGGAAGAATATGCGCATTTCACCTCGCCCATCCGCCGTTATCCCGACCTGCTGGTGCACCGTGCGATTCGCCATGTGCTGCGTTCCGGCAACCAGATCAAGAAAGGCGGCATGCAACGCGTGAAGCGGGCCCTGAACAAGCTGGTGGGTGGCGGGGCCGGCGCGGCCAAAACCTTTCATTACACCCATGTGGAAATGCAGCAGCTGGGTGAGCGCTGTTCGCTCACCGAGCGGCGCGCCGATGAGGCGACCCGCGATGTCACCGACTGGCTTAAGTGCGAGTACATGATGGACAAGGTGGGCGAGAGCTTCGACGGTATTGTCACCTCGGTGCTGGGTTTCGGCCTGTTCGTGGAGCTGGCCGATATCTATGTCGAGGGGCTGGTGCACATCACCTCCCTGAGCAATGACTACTATCATTTTGACGCGGCCAAGCACACCCTCACCGGTGAGCACAGCCGCACCTCCTATTGCCTGGGCGACTCGGTGCGGGTGCGGGTGGCGCGGGTGGATCTGGACGACAAAAAGATCGATTTTGAGATGCTGAGCAAGGAGGGTGCCGCGCTCTCCACCTCGCGCCCGGCGAAAAAATCCGCCAAAAAATCGGCCCGATGGGGCGGCAAAAAATCGGCCGCGACGACCGTGTCGGCTGACAGCGCAGCGGCCGATGCGCCGCCCCGGAAAAGGACTGCGAAGAAAAAGGCCAGCAGGACAAAGGCCCCAGCACAGCCGGAAGCCGCCGTGCAGGACACCCCGTCTAGCGAGGAAGGCAAGCCGGCCGGGGTGAAGAAAAAGCGCCGCCGTCGCCGCAAGCCAAAACCCAAAACTGAGGTATGA
- the rlmB gene encoding 23S rRNA (guanosine(2251)-2'-O)-methyltransferase RlmB yields MSDYLFGLHAVQAALQRSPGGVTEIWVDTKRHDKRMAELLEQAASAGVTVHTVGKQELDALAPDGRHQGVVARAEPARVYTEAELDGLLDRLDAPPFLLILDGVTDPHNLGACLRSADAAGVQAVIAPRDRAASLTPVAIKVASGAAQTVPFVQVTNLARCLRDLKQRGIWLVGLDGHAEQTLHETDLRGPLAIVMGAEGQGLRRLSKEHCDFLVKIPMAGSVESLNVSVATGVCLFEALRQRSTG; encoded by the coding sequence ATGAGCGATTACCTGTTCGGTCTGCACGCGGTGCAGGCCGCGTTGCAGCGTTCTCCCGGGGGCGTAACGGAAATCTGGGTGGACACCAAACGTCATGACAAGCGCATGGCGGAGCTTCTCGAACAGGCGGCCTCGGCCGGGGTCACCGTGCATACGGTGGGCAAACAGGAACTGGATGCCCTGGCCCCGGATGGCCGCCATCAGGGTGTCGTGGCGAGGGCCGAGCCGGCCCGGGTCTATACCGAGGCCGAACTGGATGGCCTGCTGGACAGGCTGGATGCGCCCCCCTTTCTGTTGATCCTGGATGGCGTGACCGACCCCCATAATCTCGGCGCCTGCCTGCGCAGCGCCGACGCCGCCGGGGTGCAGGCCGTCATCGCCCCCCGGGATCGTGCCGCCAGTCTGACCCCGGTCGCCATCAAGGTCGCCAGCGGCGCGGCCCAGACCGTGCCCTTCGTGCAGGTGACCAACCTGGCGCGTTGCCTGCGGGATCTGAAACAGCGCGGCATCTGGTTGGTGGGGCTGGACGGCCACGCCGAGCAAACCCTGCATGAGACCGATCTCAGGGGCCCATTGGCGATCGTCATGGGCGCCGAGGGGCAGGGCCTGCGGCGCCTGTCCAAGGAACACTGTGATTTCCTGGTCAAGATCCCCATGGCCGGCAGCGTGGAAAGCCTGAATGTCTCGGTGGCCACCGGGGTGTGCCTGTTCGAGGCCCTGCGACAGCGCAGCACCGGGTGA
- the rpsF gene encoding 30S ribosomal protein S6, whose translation MRHYEIVFLVHPDQSDQVPTMIEKYKSIIEADSGSIHRLEDWGRRHLAYPINKVHKAHYVLMNIECGATALEEIETAFRYNDAVIRSMVMRTKAAITDPSPLARSKEEEARDRRPQPEAEYSAPDADESLDTEDELGAEA comes from the coding sequence GTGAGACACTACGAAATCGTGTTTCTGGTCCACCCTGACCAGAGCGATCAGGTTCCCACCATGATCGAAAAGTACAAATCCATCATTGAAGCCGACAGTGGCAGCATTCACCGCCTGGAAGACTGGGGTCGCCGCCATCTGGCCTATCCCATCAACAAGGTGCACAAGGCCCATTACGTACTGATGAATATCGAGTGCGGCGCCACGGCCCTGGAAGAAATCGAAACCGCTTTCCGCTATAACGATGCCGTGATTCGCAGCATGGTAATGCGGACCAAAGCCGCCATCACTGATCCCTCCCCGCTGGCACGCTCCAAGGAAGAAGAGGCGCGTGATCGTCGTCCTCAACCGGAAGCGGAATACAGCGCCCCGGATGCCGACGAGTCTTTGGATACCGAAGACGAGCTGGGCGCTGAGGCCTAA
- the rpsR gene encoding 30S ribosomal protein S18 has translation MSRFYRRRKYCRFTAEGIKEIDYKDLNTLKAYVSESGKIVPSRITGTKAKYQRQLTACIKRARVLALLPYSDSHQ, from the coding sequence ATGTCACGTTTTTATCGTCGTAGAAAATATTGCCGCTTTACCGCGGAAGGTATCAAAGAGATCGACTACAAGGATCTCAATACCCTGAAGGCCTATGTCTCGGAGTCCGGCAAAATTGTGCCCAGCCGTATCACCGGCACCAAGGCCAAGTACCAGCGCCAGCTGACGGCGTGCATCAAGCGCGCCCGTGTGTTGGCCCTGTTGCCGTACAGCGACTCACATCAGTAG
- a CDS encoding DUF2232 domain-containing protein, with protein sequence MKALAAFILRGPSQAILVAVGTAVLAMMLPPLSVVSGAVVALVTLRSGVRPGALVMLGSAAFVALLAYMSLGNAWIGSIFLLVLWLPLWILAWVLRETRSLTLATTMAGVIGIVGVLVVYALVGDVTAWWEQVLLTLFEPAMEAGGPLADREAVVAILASIARIMTGIAAAGMTLNAVMCLYLARGWQAQLYNPGGFRDEFYELRMGQRIALVSLGFIVVTLLPLGVLSHMAGEIVIVIMSLYVLQGLALIHAIVAKRQLHKAWLIVLYLVMLFVLPQLMALVAVLGLVDTWADFRRRIGPQQQ encoded by the coding sequence ATGAAGGCACTGGCCGCTTTTATTCTGCGTGGGCCGAGTCAGGCGATCCTGGTTGCCGTCGGCACCGCGGTGCTGGCGATGATGTTGCCACCGCTGAGTGTGGTCAGTGGCGCGGTGGTGGCCCTGGTCACCCTGCGCTCGGGGGTGCGTCCCGGGGCGCTGGTGATGTTGGGTAGCGCGGCCTTTGTGGCCCTGCTGGCCTATATGTCGCTGGGTAATGCCTGGATCGGCAGCATATTTTTGCTGGTGCTGTGGTTGCCGTTGTGGATCCTGGCCTGGGTGCTGCGCGAGACGCGTTCCCTGACCCTGGCCACCACCATGGCCGGGGTGATCGGGATTGTCGGTGTGCTGGTTGTCTATGCCCTGGTGGGTGATGTGACGGCATGGTGGGAGCAGGTACTGCTCACCCTGTTTGAACCCGCAATGGAGGCCGGTGGGCCGCTGGCGGATCGTGAGGCGGTGGTGGCGATTTTGGCCAGTATCGCCAGGATCATGACCGGTATCGCGGCTGCGGGCATGACCCTGAACGCGGTGATGTGTCTATACCTGGCGCGGGGCTGGCAGGCACAGCTGTACAACCCGGGCGGTTTTCGCGACGAATTCTATGAGTTGCGCATGGGACAACGCATCGCCCTGGTGTCGCTCGGGTTCATCGTCGTCACACTGCTGCCGCTGGGCGTGCTCAGCCACATGGCCGGCGAGATCGTGATCGTGATCATGAGCCTTTATGTGTTGCAGGGGCTGGCGCTGATCCACGCCATCGTGGCCAAACGGCAACTGCACAAGGCCTGGTTGATCGTATTGTATCTGGTGATGCTGTTTGTATTGCCGCAGCTGATGGCCTTGGTCGCGGTGTTGGGTTTGGTTGATACCTGGGCGGATTTTCGCCGGCGAATCGGCCCGCAACAACAGTGA
- the rplI gene encoding 50S ribosomal protein L9: MNVILLEKVQNLGDLGEQVNVKAGYGRNFLIPKGKAVSATKDNVAKFEERRAELEKVAAEKLAIAQTRKLSLEALQITIAQQAGDEGKLFGSIGTHDIAEAITAAGIEVSKAEVRLPEGALRHIGDYDVNIELHSDVVAVVKLSVVAE, encoded by the coding sequence ATGAACGTGATTCTGTTGGAAAAAGTGCAGAACCTGGGGGACCTGGGTGAACAGGTCAACGTTAAAGCCGGTTACGGCCGTAATTTCCTGATCCCGAAAGGCAAGGCCGTGTCCGCCACCAAGGACAATGTGGCCAAGTTTGAGGAACGCCGCGCGGAGCTGGAAAAGGTCGCCGCCGAGAAACTGGCTATTGCCCAGACTCGCAAGCTCAGCCTTGAGGCCTTGCAGATCACCATCGCCCAGCAGGCCGGTGATGAAGGCAAACTGTTCGGCTCGATCGGCACCCACGATATCGCTGAGGCGATTACTGCGGCCGGTATCGAAGTCTCGAAGGCGGAAGTCCGTTTGCCCGAAGGTGCGCTGCGCCACATCGGTGACTACGACGTCAACATCGAGCTGCACAGTGATGTGGTCGCCGTCGTGAAGCTCAGCGTCGTCGCTGAATAG
- the dnaB gene encoding replicative DNA helicase: MHELAYPSEMTDSATSALKLAPQSIEAEQSVLGGLMLDNQAWDKAADMVVEEDFYRRDHRLIFRAIAALQARSSPCDVVTLAEWLDKNDLLQEAGGLAYLGTLAKNTPSAANIKAYCEIVRNRSVLRQLIAVGNGICGSAYQTEGRSTEELLDEAEREVFKIAEQGARAQKGFVAIKDLLVKAVDRIDELFQQDNPITGVPTGWTDFDEKTSGLQKGDLIIVAGRPSMGKTSFAMNIAENAAIQARVPTAVFSMEMPGEQLAMRLLSSLGRIDQHRMRTGKLEDEDWPRLTSSVGILAEAPLFIDDTPALSPNDLRARARRLSREHGLGLIVIDYLQLMQVHGTSENRTNEISEISRSLKALAKELEVPVIALSQLNRSLEQRPNKRPVMSDLRESGAIEQDADVIAFIYRDEVYNEDSPDKGTAEIIIGKQRNGPIGTTRLTFIGQFTRFENFIHDIYSDDDGYS, encoded by the coding sequence ATGCACGAACTAGCCTATCCCTCCGAAATGACCGATTCCGCCACCTCGGCGCTGAAGCTTGCCCCCCAGTCCATCGAGGCCGAGCAGTCGGTGCTGGGCGGCCTGATGCTGGACAACCAGGCCTGGGACAAGGCCGCCGACATGGTGGTGGAGGAGGACTTTTACCGCCGCGATCATCGGCTGATCTTCCGCGCCATCGCGGCCTTGCAGGCGCGCAGCAGCCCCTGCGATGTGGTGACCCTAGCCGAGTGGCTGGACAAAAATGACCTGCTGCAAGAGGCCGGCGGGCTGGCCTATCTGGGCACCCTGGCCAAGAACACTCCCAGCGCGGCCAACATCAAGGCCTACTGCGAGATTGTCCGCAATCGCTCGGTACTGCGCCAGCTGATTGCCGTCGGCAATGGCATCTGTGGCAGCGCCTATCAGACAGAGGGGCGCAGCACCGAGGAGCTGCTGGACGAGGCCGAGCGCGAGGTGTTCAAGATTGCCGAGCAGGGCGCGCGGGCCCAGAAGGGCTTTGTGGCGATCAAGGATCTGCTGGTCAAGGCGGTCGATCGCATCGACGAGCTCTTTCAGCAGGACAACCCCATCACCGGCGTGCCCACCGGCTGGACCGATTTCGACGAGAAGACCTCCGGCCTGCAAAAGGGCGACCTGATCATCGTCGCCGGTCGACCCTCCATGGGCAAAACCAGCTTCGCGATGAACATCGCGGAAAATGCCGCGATCCAGGCCAGGGTGCCGACCGCGGTGTTCAGTATGGAAATGCCCGGCGAGCAACTGGCGATGCGCCTGCTGTCGTCACTGGGCCGCATCGACCAGCACCGGATGCGCACCGGCAAGCTGGAAGATGAGGATTGGCCGCGGCTGACCTCCTCGGTGGGCATTCTGGCCGAGGCGCCGCTGTTTATCGATGACACCCCGGCGCTGTCGCCCAATGACCTGCGCGCCCGGGCCCGGCGCCTGAGCCGGGAACACGGACTGGGGCTGATCGTGATCGACTATTTGCAGTTGATGCAGGTACATGGCACCAGCGAAAACCGCACCAACGAAATCTCCGAGATTTCCCGCTCACTCAAGGCCCTGGCCAAGGAACTGGAGGTGCCGGTGATCGCGCTCTCGCAGCTCAATCGCAGTCTGGAACAGCGGCCCAACAAACGCCCGGTGATGTCGGATCTACGCGAGTCGGGCGCCATCGAGCAGGACGCCGACGTCATCGCCTTTATCTATCGCGACGAGGTCTACAACGAAGACAGCCCCGACAAGGGCACCGCCGAGATCATCATCGGCAAACAGCGTAACGGGCCTATCGGCACCACCCGGCTGACCTTCATCGGCCAGTTCACCCGCTTTGAAAATTTCATCCACGACATCTATTCCGATGACGACGGATATTCCTAA